In Triticum aestivum cultivar Chinese Spring chromosome 5B, IWGSC CS RefSeq v2.1, whole genome shotgun sequence, the following proteins share a genomic window:
- the LOC123110979 gene encoding cyclin-A2-1: MASRKDIPVLIACQGPSGRVTRAQVANNSRRCGVAHPALVPVRTEQKPTAKGKMKRGALDENTCVSAVAKAPHPKRRAVLKDVTNISCANSYRNCTAVTKLQSRPTQKGGRNPSKNKQRSKVPKPPLPAVSGTTFVNDCHNVEKAQKEELSPPKEEPTALLENKGSLLQNTERNRESGFHEAFFQGRITRDKFETANSNTGDYAGLNIIDMDKDNGNPQMCVSYAAEIYTNLMAAELIRRPKSNYMETLQRDITKGMRGILIDWLVEVSEEYKLVPDTLYLTVYLIDQFLSWKYIERQKLQLLGITSMLIASKYEEICAPRVEEFCFITDNTYTKDQVLKMECQVLNGLGYNLSVPTTKTFLRRFLRAAQASHKAPSVTLGYLANYLAELTLTDYNFLRFLPSVVAASAVFLARWTLDQSDLPWNCTLEHYTSYKSSDIQICVCALWELQGNTSQCPLNAIREKYQHKKFECVANMLSPELAQLLFSRQANDTNPLLINDS; this comes from the exons ATGGCTTCAAGAAAGGATATTCCTGTCCTTATTGCTTGCCAAGGTCCCAGTGGCCGTGTCACACGAGCTCAAGTTGCTAATAATAGTAGAAGATGTGGAGTGGCTCACCCTGCACTGGTACCTGTGAGAACTGAACAAAAACCGACAGCGAAAGGGAAGATGAAACGGGGAGCTTTGGATGAGAATACTTGTGTAAGTGCTGTAGCTAAAGCTCCGCACCCTAAAAGGAGAGCAGTGCTCAAGGACGTGACAAACATAAGCTGTGCAAACTCATACAGAAATTGCACTGCTGTGACTAAGCTACAG TCGAGGCCCACCCAAAAGGGAGGACGAAATCCGAGCAAAAACAAGCAGCGTTCAAAGGTCCCTAAGCCACCTCTTCCTGCTGTTAGTGGAACTACATTTGTGAATGATTGTCACAATGTTGAAAAAGCTCAGAAGGAAGAGCTTTCACCACCAAAGGAGGAGCCCACTGCTTTGCTTGAAAACAAAGGGTCGTTGTTGCAGAATACTGAACGGAACAGGGAGAGTGGTTTTCATGAGGCATTCTTTCAGGGAAGAATCACAAGAGATAAATTTGAAACTGCTAACTCAAACACTG GGGACTATGCTGGTTTAAACATTATAGATATGGACAAAGATAATGGCAATCCACAAATGTGTGTTTCCTATGCTGCAGAGATATACACAAACCTAATGGCTGCAGAG CTTATAAGAAGGCCTAAATCAAATTACATGGAGACTTTGCAAAGGGATATTACAAAAGGCATGCGAGGAATCCTCATTGATTGGCTTGTTGAG GTTTCTGAAGAGTATAAACTTGTGCCAGACACGCTGTACCTAACTGTATACCTTATCGATCAATTTCTTTCTTGGAAATATATTGAAAGACAGAAATTGCAACTTCTTGGAATAACTAGCATGTTGATTGCCTC AAAATATGAAGAGATCTGTGCACCACGTGTTGAAGAATTTTGTTTCATAACTGATAATACATATACAAAAGACCAG GTGCTGAAAATGGAGTGCCAAGTGCTTAATGGTCTGGGATATAATCTTTCTGTTCCCACAACTAAAACATTTCTCAG GAGATTCCTTAGAGCAGCGCAGGCTTCTCACAAA GCTCCTTCTGTAACTCTGGGTTATCTGGCGAATTATCTCGCGGAGTTGACTTTGACCGATTACAATTTCCTGAGGTTTCTCCCTTCAGTGGTGGCAGCCTCGGCAGTCTTTCTTGCCAGATGGACACTTGACCAATCAGATCTCCCATGG AACTGTACTCTGGAGCATTACACCTCATACAAAAGTTCTGATATTCAAATATGTGTATGCGCTCTATGGGAACTTCAGGGCAACACCAGCCAATGCCCCCTTAATGCCATACGTGAAAAGTATCAGCACAAAAAG TTTGAATGTGTAGCCAACATGTTGTCGCCGGAGCTGGCTCAGTTGCTCTTTAGTAGACAAGCTAACGACACCAATCCCCTGCTGATCAATGACTCTTAG